One part of the Acipenser ruthenus chromosome 55, fAciRut3.2 maternal haplotype, whole genome shotgun sequence genome encodes these proteins:
- the LOC117967569 gene encoding E3 ubiquitin-protein ligase TRIM39-like translates to MATAASSEEKFSCSVCLDLFTEPTTIPCGHSFCLDCIGSYWDQSDQTGLYSCPQCRETFTPRPALRKSNVLNELVEELKKTRTLVSKKESAAPAPVSAESGGVPCDFCTGEMKRGAVRSCLTCLGSYCEAHLQPHYENAVLKRHALVQPLRDFEQKLCKLHQRLLELYCRTDQSCICVLCQHSNHQDHTVILAERERAKKQKELGKRQAEIENLTEKRLKELETLKQAVESLKLSAQKERAESEQVLSELIRSIERIRTEVGELIEAKEKAAVSRADEQREQLEQEIQELRKRKAEMEQLSETEDHIHFLQSFQSVCAPPAAQQLFDNIDDSFWTLRKAVTRLKDHLEGFWKIELMKATIAVNVALDPDTTHPYLILSKDGKQVRPGDKLQPLPGNPKRFDRYVYVLGKEGFTSGRHYWEVEVGDKIVWRLGVTRESSQRKGSFPVNPQQGFWTVLREDECNNFYAATNPVTPLPKNLKPRKVGVYLDYEGGQLSFYNVETRSLIYTFTDTFTEKLYPLFSPGNCCSGKNPAPVIICPHTYTG, encoded by the exons ATGGCGACAGCGGCGTCTTCAGAGGAGAAGTTCTCCTGCTCCGTGTGTCTGGACCTCTTCACCGAGCCCACAACCATTCCGTGCGGACACAGCTTCTGTCTGGACTGTATCGGGAGCTACTGGGACCAGAGTGACCAAACCGGACtgtacagctgcccccagtgccgGGAGACCTTCACTCCCAGACCCGCTCTGCGCAAAAGCAACGTCCTTAACGAATTGGTGGAAGAACTGAAGAAAACGAGAACTCTCGTCTCCAAAAA GGAATCCgcagctcccgctcctgtctctgCTGAGTCCGGAGGCGTGCCTTGTGATTTCTGCACCGGTGAGATGAAGCGCGGAGCGGTCAGGTCGTGTTTGACGTGCCTCGGCTCGTACTGCGAAGCGCACCTGCAGCCACACTACGAGAACGCGGTGCTGAAGAGGCACGCCCTGGTGCAGCCTCTGAGAGACTTCGAGCAGAAGCTTTGCAAACTGCACCAGAGATTGCTGGAGCTTTACTGCAGAACCGATCAGAGCTGTATCTGCGTGCTGTGTCAACACAGTAATCACCAGGATCACACAGTTATATTAGCAGAGCGAGAGAGGGCAAAGAAACAG AAGGAGCTGGGGAAGAGACAGGCAGAAATAGAAAATCTAACTGAGAAGAGACTGAAAGAGCTGGAGAcactgaaacaggctgtggagtcgcTCAAG CTCTCGGCTCAGAAGGAAAGGGCTGAAAGCGAGCAGGTCCTGTCTGAGCTGATCCGCTCCATTGAGAGAATCAGGACGGAGGTGGGAGAGCTGATTGAAGCTaaagagaaggctgcagtgagtcGGGCCGACGAGCAAAGAGAACAACTGGAGCAGGAGATCCAGGAGCTGAGAAAGAGGAAGGCTGAGATGGAGCAGCTTTCTGAGACAGAAGATCACATCCACTTTCTGCAG AGTTTCCAGTCTGTCTGCGCCCCTCCTGCTGCTCAGCAGCTCTTTGATAACATAGACGACTCTTTCTGGACTCTGAGGAAAGCTGTGACTCGACTCAAAGACCACCTCGAGGGATTCTGGAAGATTGAGCTCATGAAAGCAACTATAGCAG TTAATGTGGCTCTGGACCCTGATACGACACACCCCTATCTCATCCTGTCTAAGGATGGGAAGCAAGTCAGACCTGGAGATAAACTACAGCCTCTTCCTGGCAATCCAAAGAGATTTGATCGTTATGTCTATGTCTTGGGCAAGGAGGGCttcacctcagggagacactactgggagGTGGAAGTGGGGGACAAGATAGTCTGGAGACTCGGAGTCACCAGAGAGTCTTCTCAGAGGAAAGGGTCTTTCCCTGTGAACCCCCAGCAGGGTTTCTGGACTGTGCTACGGGAGGATGAATGCAATAACTTCTATGCTGCGACTAACCCTGTGACCCCCCTTCCCAAGAACCTGAAGCCCCGGAAggtgggggtgtatctggattatgagggagggcagctctccttttacaatgtggagaccagatctctcatctacactttcactgacaccttcactgagaaactctatccattgTTTTCTCCTGGCAATTGCTGCTCTGGTAAAAATCCAGCCCCAGTGATTATCTGCCCACATACATACACAGGTTAA
- the LOC117401763 gene encoding E3 ubiquitin-protein ligase TRIM39-like isoform X1, with protein MRVLLNSSGNQEWMKLLCNESLLSIPGVYIKRYWLLSMQYLPMATAASSEEKFSCSVCLDLFTEPTTIPCGHSFCLDCIGSYWDQSDQTGLYSCPQCRETFTPRPALRKNNVMTELVEELKKTRTLVSKKESAAPAPVSAESGGVPCDFCTGEMKRGAVRSCLTCLGSYCEAHLQPHYENAVLKRHALVQPLRDFEQKLCKLHQRLLELYCRTDQSCICVLCQHSNHQDHTVILAERERAEKQKELGKRQAEIENLTEKRLKELETLKQAVESLKLSAQKERAESEQVLSELIRSIERIRTEVGELIGAKEKAAVSRANEQREQLEQEIQELRKRKAEMEQLSETEDHIHFLQSFQSVCAPPAAQQLFDNIDDSFWTLRKAVTRLKDHLEGFWKIELMKATIAADVALDPDTAHTDLILSKDGKQVRIDDQLQPLPDNPKRFECSVFVLGKEGFTSGRHYWEVEVGDKIGWRLGITKESSQRKGSLQVNPQQGFWTVLWDDECNTFYAATNPVTPFPKNLKPRKVGVYLDYEGGQLSFYNVETRSLIYTFTDTFTEKLYPLFSPGLYYSGKNPAPVIICPHTYTG; from the exons atgcgtgtcttattaaactcatcgggaaaccaggaatggatgaaactgctatgcaatgagagtcttctttccatccctggggTCTACATTAAACGTTATTGGTTATTATCCATGCAATACCTAC CGATGGCGACAGCGGCGTCTTCAGAGGAGAAGTTCTCCTGCTCCGTGTGTCTGGACCTCTTCACCGAGCCCACAACCATTCCGTGCGGACACAGCTTCTGCCTGGACTGTATCGGGAGCTACTGGGACCAGAGTGACCAAACCGGACtgtacagctgcccccagtgccgGGAGACCTTCACTCCCAGACCCGCTCTGCGCAAAAACAACGTCATGACCGAACTGGTGGAAGAACTGAAGAAAACGAGAACTCTCGTCTCCAAAAA GGAATCCgcagctcccgctcctgtctctgCTGAGTCCGGCGGCGTGCCTTGTGATTTCTGCACCGGTGAGATGAAGCGCGGAGCGGTCAGGTCGTGTTTGACGTGCCTCGGCTCGTACTGCGAAGCGCACCTGCAGCCACACTACGAGAACGCGGTGCTGAAGAGGCACGCACTGGTGCAGCCTCTGAGAGACTTCGAGCAGAAGCTTTGCAAACTGCACCAGAGATTGCTGGAGCTTTACTGCAGAACCGATCAGAGCTGTATCTGCGTGCTGTGTCAACACAGTAATCACCAGGATCACACGGTTATATTAGCAGAGCGAGAGAGGGCTGAGAAACAG AAGGAGCTGGGGAAGAGACAGGCAGAAATAGAAAATCTAACTGAGAAGAGACTGAAAGAGCTGGAGAcactgaaacaggctgtggagtcgcTCAAG CTCTCGGCTCAGAAGGAAAGGGCTGAAAGCGAGCAGGTCCTGTCTGAGCTGATCCGCTCCATTGAGAGAATCAGGACGGAGGTGGgagagctgattggagctaaagagaaggctgcagtgagtcGGGCCAACGAGCAAAGAGAACAACTGGAGCAGGAGATCCAGGAGCTGAGAAAGAGGAAGGCTGAGATGGAGCAGCTTTCTGAGACAGAAGATCACATCCACTTTCTGCAG AGTTTCCAGTCTGTCTGCGCCCCTCCTGCTGCTCAGCAGCTCTTTGATAACATAGACGACTCTTTCTGGACTCTGAGGAAAGCTGTGACTCGACTCAAAGACCACCTCGAGGGATTCTGGAAGATCGAGCTTATGAAAGCAACTATAGCAG CTGATGTGgctctggaccctgatacagcacacaCCGATCTCATCCTGTCAAAGGATGGGAAGCAAGTCAGAATTGATGATCAACTACAGCCTCTCCCTGACAATCCAAAGAGATTTGAATGCAGTGTCTTTGTCCTGGGCAAGGAGGGCttcacctcagggagacactactgggagGTGGAAGTGGGGGACAAGATAGGCTGGAGACTCGGAATCACCAAAGAGTCTTCTCAGAGGAAAGGGTCTTTACAGGTGAACCCCCAGCAGGGTTTCTGGACTGTGCTATGGGATGATGAATGCAATACCTTCTATGCTGCGACTAACCCTGTGACCCCCTTTCCCAAGAACCTGAAGCCCCGGAAggtgggggtgtatctggattatgagggagggcagctctccttttacaatgtggagaccagatctctcatctacactttcactgacaccttcactgagaaactctatccattgTTTTCTCCTGGTCTTTACTACTCTGGTAAAAATCCAGCCCCAGTGATCATCTGCCCACATACATACACAGGTTAA
- the LOC117401763 gene encoding E3 ubiquitin-protein ligase TRIM39-like isoform X2: MATAASSEEKFSCSVCLDLFTEPTTIPCGHSFCLDCIGSYWDQSDQTGLYSCPQCRETFTPRPALRKNNVMTELVEELKKTRTLVSKKESAAPAPVSAESGGVPCDFCTGEMKRGAVRSCLTCLGSYCEAHLQPHYENAVLKRHALVQPLRDFEQKLCKLHQRLLELYCRTDQSCICVLCQHSNHQDHTVILAERERAEKQKELGKRQAEIENLTEKRLKELETLKQAVESLKLSAQKERAESEQVLSELIRSIERIRTEVGELIGAKEKAAVSRANEQREQLEQEIQELRKRKAEMEQLSETEDHIHFLQSFQSVCAPPAAQQLFDNIDDSFWTLRKAVTRLKDHLEGFWKIELMKATIAADVALDPDTAHTDLILSKDGKQVRIDDQLQPLPDNPKRFECSVFVLGKEGFTSGRHYWEVEVGDKIGWRLGITKESSQRKGSLQVNPQQGFWTVLWDDECNTFYAATNPVTPFPKNLKPRKVGVYLDYEGGQLSFYNVETRSLIYTFTDTFTEKLYPLFSPGLYYSGKNPAPVIICPHTYTG; this comes from the exons ATGGCGACAGCGGCGTCTTCAGAGGAGAAGTTCTCCTGCTCCGTGTGTCTGGACCTCTTCACCGAGCCCACAACCATTCCGTGCGGACACAGCTTCTGCCTGGACTGTATCGGGAGCTACTGGGACCAGAGTGACCAAACCGGACtgtacagctgcccccagtgccgGGAGACCTTCACTCCCAGACCCGCTCTGCGCAAAAACAACGTCATGACCGAACTGGTGGAAGAACTGAAGAAAACGAGAACTCTCGTCTCCAAAAA GGAATCCgcagctcccgctcctgtctctgCTGAGTCCGGCGGCGTGCCTTGTGATTTCTGCACCGGTGAGATGAAGCGCGGAGCGGTCAGGTCGTGTTTGACGTGCCTCGGCTCGTACTGCGAAGCGCACCTGCAGCCACACTACGAGAACGCGGTGCTGAAGAGGCACGCACTGGTGCAGCCTCTGAGAGACTTCGAGCAGAAGCTTTGCAAACTGCACCAGAGATTGCTGGAGCTTTACTGCAGAACCGATCAGAGCTGTATCTGCGTGCTGTGTCAACACAGTAATCACCAGGATCACACGGTTATATTAGCAGAGCGAGAGAGGGCTGAGAAACAG AAGGAGCTGGGGAAGAGACAGGCAGAAATAGAAAATCTAACTGAGAAGAGACTGAAAGAGCTGGAGAcactgaaacaggctgtggagtcgcTCAAG CTCTCGGCTCAGAAGGAAAGGGCTGAAAGCGAGCAGGTCCTGTCTGAGCTGATCCGCTCCATTGAGAGAATCAGGACGGAGGTGGgagagctgattggagctaaagagaaggctgcagtgagtcGGGCCAACGAGCAAAGAGAACAACTGGAGCAGGAGATCCAGGAGCTGAGAAAGAGGAAGGCTGAGATGGAGCAGCTTTCTGAGACAGAAGATCACATCCACTTTCTGCAG AGTTTCCAGTCTGTCTGCGCCCCTCCTGCTGCTCAGCAGCTCTTTGATAACATAGACGACTCTTTCTGGACTCTGAGGAAAGCTGTGACTCGACTCAAAGACCACCTCGAGGGATTCTGGAAGATCGAGCTTATGAAAGCAACTATAGCAG CTGATGTGgctctggaccctgatacagcacacaCCGATCTCATCCTGTCAAAGGATGGGAAGCAAGTCAGAATTGATGATCAACTACAGCCTCTCCCTGACAATCCAAAGAGATTTGAATGCAGTGTCTTTGTCCTGGGCAAGGAGGGCttcacctcagggagacactactgggagGTGGAAGTGGGGGACAAGATAGGCTGGAGACTCGGAATCACCAAAGAGTCTTCTCAGAGGAAAGGGTCTTTACAGGTGAACCCCCAGCAGGGTTTCTGGACTGTGCTATGGGATGATGAATGCAATACCTTCTATGCTGCGACTAACCCTGTGACCCCCTTTCCCAAGAACCTGAAGCCCCGGAAggtgggggtgtatctggattatgagggagggcagctctccttttacaatgtggagaccagatctctcatctacactttcactgacaccttcactgagaaactctatccattgTTTTCTCCTGGTCTTTACTACTCTGGTAAAAATCCAGCCCCAGTGATCATCTGCCCACATACATACACAGGTTAA